AAGCAAGCAGAACTCAGTCGGCGGTTAGGTCATCCTAAGGCAAACACAGAGGATAGACACGCTCCAGTTTCTATATCTTTGGGGCTTGATTTACTACCTGCACCCGCAGTGCCAAGCGAAAAAATTGCTGAATTCTTCGCCCGTGGCAGCTTTGCACAGAATCTAAATCACATTCAAACCTCCGGTGGTTACGATTACGTGTTAGTTGATAGTCCACCGCTTGGGTTAGCTAGCGAGACTAATTTGATGAGTGCAGTGGTTCAAAATGTTTTGTTTGTTGTGCGTGCTGGGAAGAGCGATCGCTATTCGGTTCTGGATAGCTTTGAACAACTTTCGCGCCACAATGCTCACATTATGGGACTAGTCGTTAACTGTGTCGAGTCATCAGCAACAGGATACCGCTACGGACGTCAACGCGAATTAATAATGGAAACTGAGGCGTAAATGTTTGTGGTGAATTTGTGGTGAAATATATGGCTCAGATGTATCACACTAAATCTTTACGCCGAAGAAGCAATAAACTATTTGCCAACGGATTCTGGCTCCGTTGGCAAGCTTTAACTGTAGGTGAGCGTTTTGTCTGCGCTAACATCATTTTAATTCCTGTTTGGTGGGTTGCTGGTCTTTACGATTACTTACCAATACTTTTATTGTTGAGTGTTGGACTATACGAATGGCGACAACAGGGAAAAATACAATTAACACGCCCTAGTTTGCCCGTTATTGCGGCGATCGCCTTTGGTATTTATCAACTCGCAAGAGTCGCGATTTTCTACCACGAACCTAGAACTATCAAATTTTTTGACGTTGTTAGTGTCGTTTTTTGCCCGACGATTTGGCTTTGGTATATCCAAAGTAAAAATATTCGGCTACGCATGGAACCAATTGCTTGGGCTTGTACGATTAATGTTCTACAAATGCTTGGGTTATGGTTCTTAATTCAATTTGTTTTGCCAGCATCGCTTTTTCCCTTACCTACGATCTATGCACTCGTTACAGGTGTTACGAGTAAAGCTTTAGCAAGCATCTTGTCGCCTTTTCGCACGATTGACGGAAATGTTGCTGGATTTTGCCGTTGCCAATTGTTCTTCATCTTTCCATCCTTTTTTGCTTTATTTGCTGGGTTTCTAGGCTTAGTTGCTTTAGAAATTAAAAGTCGTCTTTGGTCATGGCTAGTCTTCGGAGCCTCTGTCTTCTTGATCGTGCTGAGTGCAACGCGAGCCGTTTGGGTGGCATTTCCACTTGTTTTGGGTTTGCGTTATCTATTTAGTAACTATGGAAGACGCTGGGTTCCTGCGGTTGTGTTTGGTTTAATCGCAGCCGGAAGTTTCCTGATATTTTCGCTTCCGGTCTTTACTGAGCTAGTTTTGAATAACTTCACTGATTTAGCAGACACAGTTAATAAAGTGCGAGAAGGTTCAACGGATACTCGCTTGGAAATCTACAGACAAACTTGGCTGGGAATTCAAGAAAATCCTTTGTGGGGACACTTGACAACAGGACCAACAATCAACGCTTATGCTCAAGATTATGAGGTAGTAGGCTCCCACAGCGTTATCTTGGGAAATCTACTTTATCTCAATGGCATGGTAGGTACTGGACTGTTTCTGACTTTTTGGTTTTCGCTACTTTATTGGATGTATAAAACGCGTGCCGGAAGACCTTTACTCTGTTTTGGTTTGTGGTTTTTGTACACTTTTGTTGCCTTTACTATGGATACAGCATATGGAATGTCCATATCATCGCTGCCTATTTTGGTGAGCATCGCTATACGTAATCCTCATCCAAAGTTCGCGCAAGGAGTACGTCATGCGTAAGCTCCTCATTGTGCCAGTATTTCATCATGCTTTGGGAGGAGCGACAGTTTCTCTGTCAATGACACTTAAAGGATTTCAGCAATGCGGTGCATTAAATCAATTGTGCGTCCTACTGAGAGCCGATTCTTTAATGGAGCAGTATCTTTGTCAAGCAGGTTATGAGTCGTGTTTGCATCTTATCCCTGAGCGCAGTCTTGGTCAGTTCATGAAGCAAGCACTGCACTGGGTAAATCAACAACCTCCAGATTGGCCAGTCCTGCTAGAAAACTGTGTTGCTCGTCAGTTGTTACCGGCGATGGCGCTGGCTGCACCTAGACTTCGTTGGAGTCGTCGTCCCATCTACCTCATCTTTCGTGACTTAGCCTACTCGCCGCATCCTTTAGGAAGTTTATTGCGAAAGTTTACTTTAGCAAGTCTTGCTCCCCGTGCTATTTGCAATTCTCAATTCACTGCTAAGCACATCCGCAAGCTCGTTCCGTATATCGAGGAAGTACTTTATCCTCCGGTTGATCTAGAGCGGTTTAATGATCGCCCTTCGGTTAAACCTCCACCAGCAAATTTACAACCGATTCTCAACTCTGGAGCACGAATCATTTTAACGCCTTCACGAATAAGTAAATCCGAAGACAATATTAATGATAAAAACTTGCGATCGCTTTTGCTTGTTTTAGCTCAACTGAAATCTAGGGGTCAAAATTATCATGGAGTTGTGATTGGACAAGACACGTCTTCCGATCAACAGAACATCCGAGCTTTACTTGCGCAAGCTAAAGACTTAGGAGTAACAGATCGATTCACAATTTTACCTCCTGTGTTTGCGATCGAGGATTACTACAAATATGCCGACGTCGTGATGACGCTTGCTCCTCGCGAACCTTTTGGTCGTACCATTGTCGAAGCGATCGCTTGTGGTGTACCAGTTGTTGGTAGCCAAACTGGCGGTATTGGGGAAATTCTAGGTAATTTTGCTCCTGAATGGACGGTAAACCCATATAATCCAGCGGCTGCAGCTGAAATAATTATACAGATTGCTCATAGTCCTAATAGCTCAAAACTTCTTGCCCAAGGTCAACGTTGGGTTGAAACACATTGCAGTGTTGCTAGTTACGCGCACCGAATCATGGAAATTACAGGTTTGGATTCCACCAAATTACCTGAAACTGAATTAGTTTACTAAAGCTTGAGGTGAGTGTTAGCTATGAAAAATATTGGCATCTATCGAAGAGTTTTTCCTCTCACTTCAGAAGCTTTCATCCAAGAGCAGTCTCACAACATGATGCGGTATCAACCGACGTTCATTTCTAACACCCTTCTGCAAGAAGTTCCGTTCAACAGTATTGCGGTGAGTCAAAATGACTTACTAGGTATTAAACAAGCTACTTTTCTACTGACGCGATCGCCAAAGTTATTTAATCGTCTTGATACCAGCACCTTAGCTTTAATTCACGCTCATTTTGGTCCTGATGGTGTTTATGCTATACCTATCGCTGAAAAGTTAAAAATTCCTTTATTAGTCACTTTTCATGGCTATGATATTACTATCTCTCGCACAGCTTTGTGGCGTAAAGGTAAGTTCTTGTACTATCAATTAATCTTTCATGAAGAAGAACTAAAAAGAAAGGCTGCAAAATTTATTGCTGTATCCAATTTTATAAAGAATAAACTCCTCGAAAAAAAATATCCGAACGAAAAAATTATTCAGCATTATATAGGTGTCGATACAGAAAAATTTACTCCCGGTAAGAAAGCAAGTGAACGATACATTTTATGTGTTGGTAGGCATACACAAAAAAAAGGTATAGACACCTTGTTACACGCCTTTGCAAAAATTACTCATAAACATCCTGAAGTTTCGCTGATTCAGGTAGGAACAGGTAATTTAACGAATACACTATATAACCTAACAAAAACTCTAGATATCGCGCATCGCGTCCGATTTCTAGGTGCACAGCCACATGAAGTCGTACTAAATTTGATGCGTGGTGCAGAGGTTTTTGCCTTAGCAAGTCAAACCGCAGAAAATGGAGATTGTGAAGGCTTACCTATAGTGATTAATGAAGCTTCTGCGTGTGGTATACCAGTTGTCTCTACTTGGCATAGTGGTATTCCTGAAGCAATTTTAGACGGCGAGACAGGTTTTCTTGTAGCAGAACAAGACGATATAAATTTAGCAGAAAAGCTAGATTTACTGCTATCTGACCGTGCCCTGGGTGAAAAGATGGGACAGCGTGGACGCGAATTTATGTGTGAGATGTTTGATATTCGGAAGCAAACTTCTAAGTTAGAAGCTATTTATGATTCGCTTAGTTGATAATTTAAAAATCTCATCTCATACTATTTACCTTTTATTGATTATCTAACAGCTAAGTTTCGCGAAGACTTGCTTTTATACTATATGTGTCAACCAAGCATTAAGTATATTGCAGAACACTTTGCTTTTAGCAACGCAGCTTGTCAAGATGAAGTTCTTTATGGTGTACTCATATCTAATTTAATGAATGGCGATCGCTATTATCAAAAGAAGTTAGTTGTCATGATGTCATGAAATTAAAGTTTTGGTTCAGCTTGGTTTTCAGTACGACTGTTTTGTTGTCTTTAGCGGGACATACATCACGAGCAAATGTTATTGACTCAGTAACAGAAGATATTAGCCAAGCTAGAGCTCGTGAGTACTCTAACTCCAAAGGAGGGGATGTTTGCAATAGACTAAAAAATGTTACAGATAAGACTATTGCTGGACGACAAGCTTTTTTCCATTGGGTAGCTCGTTGTGGAGAACGTTCCGAATTAGCAATGAGACGCACTGCGATTGGCAATACCTATTGGTATGGTTGGTCAATTTATATTCCCTCTGACTGGCAAGATGCTCGGGAAGGATATGATATTGTCAATCAATGGGCTATATTCCCAACTAAAATAAATATGAAAAAAGCGTGTGGAGCAGCAGGCTCTTACATTGCTATCAGCAAAAATACGCTCACCTTTGCTTTACAACGTCAGGGAGATACAGAAGAAGTAACTTGCACTAAGTACCCTTTGATGGAAGTTGCCGAGATGAGGGGAAAGTGGGTAGACTTTGTGATGCACGTGAAATGGACAGGCGACACAAATGGATTTTTGAAGCTTTGGATGAAGAGTAAAAACGAACCTTACCAATTGAAGATAAATTATACTGGTTCCACATATTGGAATCATGCCAAAACCGGACCATATTTTAAGATGGGATTGTATAAAGGCGACCCAGATTTTGCAGGACCAGCACCACGGTATTTGTATACCGCACAGTATCGTCTAGGCAATGCTGACTCTAACTTCCAAGCAGTTTCTCCGATTCAGGAATCAATCGCTTGTCGATACGTTCCTAACATGGCGCAACTTTTTGGTAATAAGTGCATTAATTAATTTGATTTAAAACCCACTTGTATCTAGTAGCGTATACTTTGCAGAAGTTTCAATGAGTTCATAGGAAAGAGGCACTATAGTTGCCTCTTTTTTTTAGAAATAATGTTGTGCGCTTAATTTACATTACGTATCTTTTCGGAGTTAAATACATGAAGCTACTATTGGTCTGCAATCCAGGAGGACACTTCGCTACTATGATGGGTCTAAAAAGTTTTTGGTCTGCCTACGCAAGAGAATGGGTCACTTATCCGAAATGGGATACACAAAGCTTGTGTGATAAAGAGATAGTGAATTGGGTAGAAATGCAAGAAGCACGTATGTTAGGCAAAGCATGTATTAATTTTACTAAAGCTTTAACTATTTTAGATAAAAGTAAGCCGGATTTAGTTATATCTACTGGAGCAAGTCTGGCTGTGCCTTTTATCTTAGCTAGCAAGGGTTTTGGCATTAAAACAATGTTTATTGAAAGCATTACTCGTGCTCATGAATTAAGTTTGAGTGGAAAACTTGTCTACAATCTAGTAGACGAGTTTTATGTACAATGGCCTGAGTGTGTACAGCGATATCCCAAAGCTCAATACAAAGGTGTTATTGCTTAAGCTGCTAGCAATCAAGTGCTTTTCTCGGTATTAAACTTCTACTACCAGACTACTTATTGCAATGATGATTGTAGTTATTTTCTTGGTAGTTACAGGAGGGTTTCGGCAAAGGTTTATTCCATGATTATCTTCACACTTGGAACTATATTCTTTCCTTTTGACCGCGCAGCTAATTGGTTACAGATTCTTTTGCAGGAAGAAATTATTATTGAGCCAGTGTTATTTCAGCATGGTGCTACATCGGTAACTCGACTAAATCATCCTTTACTTACGAATGTAGCTTCACTAACAACTGATGAAATGCACGCAGCTGTAAAACAAGCATCTTTGGTAGTTTCTCATGCAGGACAAGGTTCGACACGAATGTTAGCAGGGATGGGAGCAGGTTTCGTACTTATTCCTAGACTAAAACGCTACGGAGAACATGTTGACGATCACCAGCTGCTTTTTGCGCGTGCTGTCGAGAGATTTGGCGTACATTACTGCACTGAACTTGAGCAATTAATTCAATACATCAAACAACCTCCATCCCCTTTGCGCAAAAAATTGTTTGATGCTCCTTTACTAGCAGAACACTTGATGACACGCTATCGAGTCTTGAACCTGCAAAAGTAACTCCACAATTGAAAATTCATTGTGTAACATTCTTGATTTAAAAGAATAATGAACAATACTCAACCACGAGTCAGTATTGGTATGCCTGTGTACAATGGTGCAATCTATCTTAAATCAGCATTAGATTCACTATTAAATCAGACATTCGCAGATTTTGAAATTATTATTTCTGATAACGGTTCTACTGACCAAACCGAAGAAATTTGTCGAGCGTATGCTGAGCAAGACTCGCGGATTCGCTATTATCGTAACGAGCAAAATCTTGGCGCTGGCTGGAATTTCAACCGGGTGTTAGAGCTTGCACATAGCGAGTATTTTAGATGGGCTTGTCATGACGATATATGCGCTCCAGAACTCTTAGAGCAATGTGTTAAAGTACTAGACTCTTATCCTTCGATTGTTCTGTGCTACCCAAAAACGATCGTCATTAATGAACATGGGCAGCAAGTAGAAAAATACGTTGATGGTTTTGATCTGCGATCGCCAAAGCCCCACGAAAGGTTTGCCCAATATCTTAAACTTGTTCGTTTTGGTCATGGCTGTCACCCAATCTTTGGCTTGATTAGGATCGAGACATTGAAACGCACAGCGCGCATGGGAATTTATCCTTCCTCGGATCTCGTTCTACTAGGTGAACTAACGCTTCATGGAGAGTTTTATGAAGTGCCTGAATATCTTTTTTTCAAGCGAGATCATTCTAAGAACTCGGTACGAGCACATCGCGCATTCAAAGATCGTATTGCTTGGTACGATCCAGCAAAAAAAGGAAAATTGCACTTAACAAGATGGAAGTGGTTTCTTGAGTATCTTACAGCAATTCAACGCGCTCAACTGAGTTGGAATGAAAAAGCACGTTGCTATCTCCAAATGACAAAATGGGTAAGTTGGAATTCAATCTTTCTGACAAAAGATTTGATAAAAGCTACACTTTGGCCTTTTCTAAAACCCTTTATTAACCTTGAAGTAGGTCAGAAGGTTAGTAGAAATGCTTAGCTATTAGTAATGCTCCCGTGTAAATCAATTTCAAAGGGAAGTAGATATGGCATTTAAACTGAGCCTCAAGTCAGCACCACTTTTAAAAACACTTGCTGATGACAGAAAGCCTAACTCTCTATCTAGTAAATTAAGACAAAAAAGATTTGCTGTATTTACAAAACTTGTAAAAAATCATTGCGAAAAGACAAAGGGTTTAGTAAGAATTATTGATGTAGGTGGCACACCTACAGTTTGGGAAAGGAATTTACCTTTGCTAAAACAGCTATGTCCAGTAACTCAGGTTAAAGTCGTAGTTGCTAATATCAAAGACTATCGAACTAGTTGTATAGATATTAACTGTGTTATTGCTAATGCCACAAAAATGAACCAGTTTAAAGACAAAGAATTTGATATTGTTTTTTCAAATTCTGTCATTGAGCATGTTGGTGATTTTGAAGCACAAAAAGCAATGGCTAACGAAATTCTAAGAATAGGTAAAGTATATTTTGTACAAACACCAAACTTCTATTTTCCTATAGAACCACATTTCCTTTTTCCTTTTTTTCAATTTTTCCCTCTTCCATTAAAAGTTTGGTTAATTCGTAATTTCGATTTAGGATGGCGGAGGAAAGCACCTACCTTGGATACTGCACTTGTACTTATTAATTCTGTAAAGCTCTTGACCAAGAAACAGCTAATCAGTCTCTTTCCCCAAGCTAATCTTTTTGAAGAAAAGATTTTTAGTTTAACTAAATCTTTTATTCTGTATGGCGAATCTCCCTAGAATCTAGGGCAAAACTTAAACAATAACAAATTTGCAAGATTTGGCTGTCTTGAACACTGAAATAGTCCACATAAAATAAGCATGTTGAGGAGAGGCTTGATAAAAACTATTCAATACTAAAGTTATCAAAAGTTGCTGAGTTATTATAACTCCCCAAGCCTGCACGCCCTCCAGTAAATGTTGTATCTTTAGCTGTTGCTTGCAAACTTCCATTGCGATACACCTCAATTGTATCTTTTGTTTTTTCGATTCTGATGTTATATGTAGTTCCTCCTTGGATCGTGGAATTAAAGTTCGCAAGTTGTGTAGAAACTCCTCCTACCACTCTAAAAATTCCATTAGTGTGCCTGTTGTCACTTTCGTTAAAGCTAGCATAGTAATAATTATTACCATCTTGGTAATTAAAGATAATTGAAAAGTCATCCCAACTACTTGATGTTGCTGTTGAGCTTGCATCTGCCTTTAGTACAAAGCTTTCAGGCAGAATGTTTTTGTGAACAGATATATTTCTGTTGTGCGCTTGCGACAAGCCACCGTTAGCATATGTTAGTAAGTACTTCCCGTTACTGACACTCCAAGCTCCACCGGATTGAACACTAAAATTGCTAGCTGAGGAGGAAAAGTCTTCAAATGTGCTTTGTGGAGCTTCCGGTTGTGGCTTTGGTTCACTATAAGAGCCAGGAGGTGCAACATCTTCAAACTTAGCATTGGCATCGCCTAAGCGATATTCGTCTGTATAAAGATATCGAGGCGCAGCACCGCTAAAATTTGGATCGCCTTTGTACAATCCCATCTTGAAGTATGGTCCACTGCGTTCGCCATTCCAATAAGTACGCCCAGAGTAGTTTACCTTTTGAACGTATGCTTCATTACCAATTTTCATCCAAAGTTTAACGAAGCCATCAGTATTTCCCGTCCATTTTGCTTGCATGACAAAATCTACCCATTTTCCGCGTACTTCAGAGAGATTTGCCAAGGTATATCTTGTACATTCAGTCTCAGAAGTTGTGCCTTGTCTTTGCAGTCTGAAACTGATCGAATCACCACTTCTAATCATATATGAACCAGCTGCACCGCAAGCTAATTTGCGGACACTAGGGTATATAGGCCATTGTGCAAGAATATCATAATCATCTGATGGGTTGTCCCAGTTAGAAGGAATAAACATTGACCAGCCATACCAATAAGTTTCTCCAATAACAGAGCGCCTCATTGATAATTCAGAACGTTCTCCACAACGATTTACCCAGTGTAAGAAAGCTTGTTTTCCTGCTCGAATAGGATGAGCATTATTGTTGGTGAAAGTAGTTACGTTTTCCAGTTTGTTACATGTAGAGCCACCCTTTGAGGTCGAATGTTCACGCGATCGCGCATCTGCAATGTCTTCTGTTACTGATTCTATAACTGCTGCGTGCGAACTATTTGCTCCTATTAATAGAAGTAAAGTTGTACTTAGAAGCAAACTGGATAAGCGCAAAGACGTGTTTTTCTGAGGTCTTGTACGTAAAAAATTACAACACTTCATTTTTGAATTATTCCTTTGAGAAACTGATTGTTTTAGTTTTAACTACGCGATCCTTTTAAAAAGTTTGAGTAAGCAAATCAACTAATAACTTTTGTGAAAAATCGCAATTCTTTAATGTAGTTTCATAAAAATAAACTACAACTTAGAGTAGGTTTTAAAAAACAAGGAAGCCAAGGGGGAAATTACTGAATTTACACTTCAGTAATCACACTTTAGAAATATTTGCTTGTGACAAAATGATTCGGTGTAATTACTACAGTAAATCTACGGATGAAAATCAATGTATGTGACATTTATTTTCTAGGAGAAAGATAGATGCTGGTAAAAGAACATAGCAAAAGCACTAATTTAATGATTTTGCACGTATGTTCTTCTAAAAAAAAACTACCGTCAACACATATAAATTCAGTAAAATCCAGATAATTTTGTAGCTTACAAAGAAAAATATAGAAGTAGTACTCGTAGGTAAGTTTTTGTTTTGATTTATTCAATTAATCAAAGCTTTCAATATGAAGCATTCTTCTCCAATTAAAATATTTGACGAGATTACTAAATTGAGATTTTTTTATTTGAGAGAATAGCTACTTCGAGGCTAGTTCTTGTTAGCTCAATAGCGCATGTAAATGGACACAAACACTAATTTAAAAACGAGGAGAGCTTATGAAAGCAGTAATCTTGGCGGGAGGATTGGGAACACGGATTAGTGAAGAAACCGCAATTAAGCCAAAGCCAATGGTTGAAATTGGAGGTAAACCGATTTTATGGCATATCATGAAAATTTATGCCACCCACGGTATTAACGATTTCATTATCTGTTGCGGTTACAAAGGATATGTGATTAAGGAGTACTTTGCAAACTACTTCTTACATATGTCTGATGTCACGTTTGATATGCGGTTTAATCAGATGAATGTGCATTGTGGTTATGCTGAACCGTGGCGCGTGACTTTAGTGGATACAGGAGAGTCTACAATGACCGGAGGGCGGTTGAAGCGTGTCAGAGAACATGTAGGCAATAGTACATTTTGTTTTACCTATGGTGATGGAGTGAGCAACGTCAACATCACGAAACTCTTAGAGTTTCATAAACAACAAAAAACCCAAGCGACCCTAACAGCAGTCCAACCACCTGGGCGTTTTGGTGCAATTTGTTTAGCAGAAGAGCAAACAAAGATTACTTCTTTTAAAGAAAAACCAGGTGGTGATGGTGCTTGGATTAATGGTGGTTACTTTGTCCTCGAACCAGAGGTCATCGACTATATTGCTGGTGACAGTACAGTGTGGGAACAAGAGCCGTTAGAAAAATTAGCTCACTTAGAGCAGTTATCGGCATACAAGCACGATGGTTTTTGGCAGCCAATGGATACTTTACGGGATAAAAACTATCTAGAAAACTTATGGCAGAAAGGGCAAGCGCCTTGGAAGGTGTGGTAAAGATTCCCTTGAGGGTTCACAGCTATCATCACAATGCAATTTAACTTCCAAAGGCAAAAACATTCTTATGTACGATTATGCAGTTATCGGTGGTGGGATTGTTGGTCTGGCTGCGGCGATCGCAGTGAGCAAACGTTATCCTGCGGCTCGGA
This Chroogloeocystis siderophila 5.2 s.c.1 DNA region includes the following protein-coding sequences:
- a CDS encoding O-antigen ligase family protein, which translates into the protein MAQMYHTKSLRRRSNKLFANGFWLRWQALTVGERFVCANIILIPVWWVAGLYDYLPILLLLSVGLYEWRQQGKIQLTRPSLPVIAAIAFGIYQLARVAIFYHEPRTIKFFDVVSVVFCPTIWLWYIQSKNIRLRMEPIAWACTINVLQMLGLWFLIQFVLPASLFPLPTIYALVTGVTSKALASILSPFRTIDGNVAGFCRCQLFFIFPSFFALFAGFLGLVALEIKSRLWSWLVFGASVFLIVLSATRAVWVAFPLVLGLRYLFSNYGRRWVPAVVFGLIAAGSFLIFSLPVFTELVLNNFTDLADTVNKVREGSTDTRLEIYRQTWLGIQENPLWGHLTTGPTINAYAQDYEVVGSHSVILGNLLYLNGMVGTGLFLTFWFSLLYWMYKTRAGRPLLCFGLWFLYTFVAFTMDTAYGMSISSLPILVSIAIRNPHPKFAQGVRHA
- a CDS encoding glycosyltransferase family 4 protein yields the protein MRKLLIVPVFHHALGGATVSLSMTLKGFQQCGALNQLCVLLRADSLMEQYLCQAGYESCLHLIPERSLGQFMKQALHWVNQQPPDWPVLLENCVARQLLPAMALAAPRLRWSRRPIYLIFRDLAYSPHPLGSLLRKFTLASLAPRAICNSQFTAKHIRKLVPYIEEVLYPPVDLERFNDRPSVKPPPANLQPILNSGARIILTPSRISKSEDNINDKNLRSLLLVLAQLKSRGQNYHGVVIGQDTSSDQQNIRALLAQAKDLGVTDRFTILPPVFAIEDYYKYADVVMTLAPREPFGRTIVEAIACGVPVVGSQTGGIGEILGNFAPEWTVNPYNPAAAAEIIIQIAHSPNSSKLLAQGQRWVETHCSVASYAHRIMEITGLDSTKLPETELVY
- a CDS encoding glycosyltransferase; translation: MKNIGIYRRVFPLTSEAFIQEQSHNMMRYQPTFISNTLLQEVPFNSIAVSQNDLLGIKQATFLLTRSPKLFNRLDTSTLALIHAHFGPDGVYAIPIAEKLKIPLLVTFHGYDITISRTALWRKGKFLYYQLIFHEEELKRKAAKFIAVSNFIKNKLLEKKYPNEKIIQHYIGVDTEKFTPGKKASERYILCVGRHTQKKGIDTLLHAFAKITHKHPEVSLIQVGTGNLTNTLYNLTKTLDIAHRVRFLGAQPHEVVLNLMRGAEVFALASQTAENGDCEGLPIVINEASACGIPVVSTWHSGIPEAILDGETGFLVAEQDDINLAEKLDLLLSDRALGEKMGQRGREFMCEMFDIRKQTSKLEAIYDSLS
- a CDS encoding heparin lyase I family protein, translated to MKLKFWFSLVFSTTVLLSLAGHTSRANVIDSVTEDISQARAREYSNSKGGDVCNRLKNVTDKTIAGRQAFFHWVARCGERSELAMRRTAIGNTYWYGWSIYIPSDWQDAREGYDIVNQWAIFPTKINMKKACGAAGSYIAISKNTLTFALQRQGDTEEVTCTKYPLMEVAEMRGKWVDFVMHVKWTGDTNGFLKLWMKSKNEPYQLKINYTGSTYWNHAKTGPYFKMGLYKGDPDFAGPAPRYLYTAQYRLGNADSNFQAVSPIQESIACRYVPNMAQLFGNKCIN
- the pssD gene encoding PssD/Cps14F family polysaccharide biosynthesis glycosyltransferase, with the translated sequence MKLLLVCNPGGHFATMMGLKSFWSAYAREWVTYPKWDTQSLCDKEIVNWVEMQEARMLGKACINFTKALTILDKSKPDLVISTGASLAVPFILASKGFGIKTMFIESITRAHELSLSGKLVYNLVDEFYVQWPECVQRYPKAQYKGVIA
- a CDS encoding glycosyltransferase; this translates as MIIFTLGTIFFPFDRAANWLQILLQEEIIIEPVLFQHGATSVTRLNHPLLTNVASLTTDEMHAAVKQASLVVSHAGQGSTRMLAGMGAGFVLIPRLKRYGEHVDDHQLLFARAVERFGVHYCTELEQLIQYIKQPPSPLRKKLFDAPLLAEHLMTRYRVLNLQK
- a CDS encoding glycosyltransferase family 2 protein, producing the protein MNNTQPRVSIGMPVYNGAIYLKSALDSLLNQTFADFEIIISDNGSTDQTEEICRAYAEQDSRIRYYRNEQNLGAGWNFNRVLELAHSEYFRWACHDDICAPELLEQCVKVLDSYPSIVLCYPKTIVINEHGQQVEKYVDGFDLRSPKPHERFAQYLKLVRFGHGCHPIFGLIRIETLKRTARMGIYPSSDLVLLGELTLHGEFYEVPEYLFFKRDHSKNSVRAHRAFKDRIAWYDPAKKGKLHLTRWKWFLEYLTAIQRAQLSWNEKARCYLQMTKWVSWNSIFLTKDLIKATLWPFLKPFINLEVGQKVSRNA
- a CDS encoding methyltransferase domain-containing protein, with the protein product MAFKLSLKSAPLLKTLADDRKPNSLSSKLRQKRFAVFTKLVKNHCEKTKGLVRIIDVGGTPTVWERNLPLLKQLCPVTQVKVVVANIKDYRTSCIDINCVIANATKMNQFKDKEFDIVFSNSVIEHVGDFEAQKAMANEILRIGKVYFVQTPNFYFPIEPHFLFPFFQFFPLPLKVWLIRNFDLGWRRKAPTLDTALVLINSVKLLTKKQLISLFPQANLFEEKIFSLTKSFILYGESP
- a CDS encoding heparin lyase I family protein; amino-acid sequence: MKCCNFLRTRPQKNTSLRLSSLLLSTTLLLLIGANSSHAAVIESVTEDIADARSREHSTSKGGSTCNKLENVTTFTNNNAHPIRAGKQAFLHWVNRCGERSELSMRRSVIGETYWYGWSMFIPSNWDNPSDDYDILAQWPIYPSVRKLACGAAGSYMIRSGDSISFRLQRQGTTSETECTRYTLANLSEVRGKWVDFVMQAKWTGNTDGFVKLWMKIGNEAYVQKVNYSGRTYWNGERSGPYFKMGLYKGDPNFSGAAPRYLYTDEYRLGDANAKFEDVAPPGSYSEPKPQPEAPQSTFEDFSSSASNFSVQSGGAWSVSNGKYLLTYANGGLSQAHNRNISVHKNILPESFVLKADASSTATSSSWDDFSIIFNYQDGNNYYYASFNESDNRHTNGIFRVVGGVSTQLANFNSTIQGGTTYNIRIEKTKDTIEVYRNGSLQATAKDTTFTGGRAGLGSYNNSATFDNFSIE
- the rfbF gene encoding glucose-1-phosphate cytidylyltransferase, translated to MKAVILAGGLGTRISEETAIKPKPMVEIGGKPILWHIMKIYATHGINDFIICCGYKGYVIKEYFANYFLHMSDVTFDMRFNQMNVHCGYAEPWRVTLVDTGESTMTGGRLKRVREHVGNSTFCFTYGDGVSNVNITKLLEFHKQQKTQATLTAVQPPGRFGAICLAEEQTKITSFKEKPGGDGAWINGGYFVLEPEVIDYIAGDSTVWEQEPLEKLAHLEQLSAYKHDGFWQPMDTLRDKNYLENLWQKGQAPWKVW